CAGTACAACCACGGGAAGAGCAAAAGAATCCCTGCGATAACTGTCTTGACCGCTATCACAAGACGAAACATTGCCCGTTACCCTGCGGCCACTGCGGCCAGGCATGGCACAACGTCGCCGCCTGCACTAGCTCCAAGCGCAATCGTTGCCGCTGCAGCCCCTTTCCCCAACGACACCTCGCCAAGCAATGCCCCAAAATGTGTACGCCGGGCGAATGTCCCACCTTTCATATGGGCGATGGGATCACAGCCATGATGTGCAAAGCCCGCTGCTGCATGTGTGGTATCCCGGACCATGCCGGTCGCGATTGTCACCTCAAGAAGTGCCGCTGCGGAGGGCAGCACTTGACAGTCGACCACATGCCTATGGATCGACAGTGCGTCGTGGTGAGCTGCCCGCGATGGTTCTGTGCCAAGCATTGCCAGGCCTGCGAGGCCGAGCTGGAGAAGCTCAACGATGAGGTATGCCAGAGCTGCGGCTCCAAGCAGGAGATTCGTCCATCTGTGCCGCGGTCGCACCAATGGGCGAGTCCTGATTTTGAATATGTGGATGCAGCGTTGGCATGGGGCAACAGCAAGTATGGCAAGGCTATATTTGGTAAAGATGTCGCATTTTGAAATCAGCATTAGGAGGAAATCCCGGGCGCCAAAGAAGCACAACGTGGCTTCCGATAGAGAGCCTCAAGTTGTCACGATCAGCATTCCAAGCACAGTTTACGACTTCGCTGCGCTTGGATAGTGGAGCTATACAACCTATTAGGCTACATATATCATCGAATAGACCCTTGGTATTACTAAACTCGAAGATCTCGAGCTGGAAACTACCTTTGCAAATCTAGACCCGAGGTAATGTTGGGGTCCTGTCAAGAATGCCGCATGTATGGTGGATGGTATCACGCGACGAAATCATCCTTTCAACTCCCCGCCAAAAAGCAGACCTGCCCAGATGTGTGTAAAGAACCTAGCAAAACGCCCTCCATGACCATTAAAGTACTCTCTTTCAGTCATCCTCCCAGCCGCATCCATCGTCATCCACCTCGACCTTGGTGCCAAGAGCCTCCCTGCCTTGGCGAATCATCTCCTTGAGCCTCTGGTTGAAATCATTAATCCTCGCATCGGTGTCATGTTCATCTTTGATTCGTCTGGCTGCCAACTTCTTGGCTTCCACGTCGAGCCGAGGGCTCGCGCGGATGGAGTCCACCCCGAATTCCTTGAGTTTACCGCGAGGTGATGCTGCTGAGGCACTGCTATTGGAGCGGCGATGCGAGCGTATAGGTGGGCTCATTAAAGATTGTGCCGGTGACGGAATGGCACTCTGACGCCGGGCCGAGACGGTCGTCTTCGCGAACGGGTTCGGGCTCGAGCCGGCAGACTGCATTGGAAGTGGGATTCGGCTCGGCGAGGGCCCGGTCAAGGTCCTCGGCGGCTCCGGAGACCTCACACTAGCGAAGCTTGCTGGTTCCTGATATGACAGTGGTGCGGTGTCCGGAGCATTGCATTCGTGGCTAGCCGTAGATTGGCGGCGGTTGTGGATCGGGATCGAGCTGAGACGAGGCTTGGGAACACTAATCCTCCGGCCTGTGACTAGGGAAGGGCGCATGTTGCGGGATGCTGGTCGCATCGATGCCCTCGAAACTGGCCTATTGCCTGGCGCTGACTCGTCCACCACAACCCAGTTTCGCAACTCATCATGATTCCAAGCACTCGTCTGTCGGCGTTTTACGGCGGGTCGCGAAGGTGTGGCCTCGACCTCGACCCTAACCTCGGGTTCGGGGTTCAGGGCTTGGTCTGGCTCCCGGGCATACGATGTGAAGAGGGGCTGAGGGAAACCTCCGGGCGGCGTGGTATCTCCAACGGGGGTATCCAAGTTTTGGGGACTTTGCTGTTGTCTCCATTCGTATTTTTCGTTGAACTTCTCGGATGGTTCTAGCTGGGGCGCAGACAAAGCTGATGTAGCAGCTGAAGAGGGACGGATGCTCTGGCCATCAATGGTATAAGCCTTGCCACCCCCAGCAGAGAAGCCAATGAAGGCCCCAGCCTTGCAGAATTCCCAGACTTTGCCCACGACCCCACCAATAGTGTTGAACGCAAAGCGACTCCAGCCGCCGGCGACTGGATGGCTAGGCTGGACCAGTACAGTCGGCTGGCCTGGAATAGGCGATTCCATCTCTTCGTGTGGTCGTTTTGATCCCAAGGCTCTTCGATAATCGCCGTCTGAGTACATGCTCTCATCCAAGTTACCGTTGTCGTAAGGCGTGTTGACGCCGGCACCAGGTGTCTCGAGCTGGCCAGCCAGCGTGTATCGGGCTTCTCGGATCGGTAAAGGTGTCTCGTGTTTAGGGAGTTCGCTCGAGCTGTCTAGATTCATGTTGCCATCGTTCCATTCATTCAACGGAGTAGCTTCGCGGGAGGCATTGTTGCGCCGTTTCCTTTTTGCCTGAGCTGAAGGTGTATTTGCTTCGGCGTGGTAGCTATTTGCTCTGGCGAAACAGTAGGAAGAACCGGCGGAGGGGGAAGTGGGTGGTCGGAAGACGCCAGGGTGAACTCCGGCGGGTTGTGCGTCAAAGTAGGTACCGGGCATTCGGTACTGGGATGTGAAGGCCATGGTGCAGGTCGGTACAGGCGTCGGAGGCCAGGACGACGGAACAGGGGATCTCGAAGGGCTCACGGGTGAGGCAGGGTAAGGAGTTGCGGGAACCACGGCAAGGGGTCGGGCGGAAGCGGTGACTGTTGTGGTGTTTGTGTGGTGATTCACAATGTCGCAAAGCCTAAACGAAAGCTCATGATCGATCCGGAAGCTAAATCCCAGGCCTGAGTCTCGGGTGTCGGGTGGTGTGCAGAAGACGAGTCGTGGTGCGCTGGCTCGTTGGTTGTTCGTCGTGCAACAGGCCGTGCGATGGCTGGCAGCAGGCGAGCGCTGTCAGATGGGGGAAGGAAGCGCTCGAAGATGAAGCGAAGAAGGATTCCCGTGTTGACAATGCGCGCGTGCTTACTCGGCCTATGCGTTGATGTGTCGGCAGGCAGCTGTGGTCGGGTTGGAGAAGAGCGGCGCGGTCAAGTTGTTTTTTGGGGGGGTCCCTGGGGCGAAATAGGTTGGGTGACCTGGAAAGTAGCAAGGAACAGCTATGGGCAACCAACAAGCTCGGTCCTGGCGTTGGGGAGAGCTTCGAGTGCCGGCAACAGCCGTTGATGATGAGTGTCTTGATTGGATGTCGAGCGTGTGTCGGTTGGTTGGTCTAGACCCTGAGAAAAAGTGACGGCGCTCAGGGTGACGTCGAGTTTGTCATGCGCTTCTTTGGAAGAACGCAAGGGAAAGGAAGGTATCAAGGGAATAGGTAGGTACCGAAAGTCTGGAGATGTGCTGTATAAGGTAGGAATGGTTAGCCTGTACTTgtaggtacggatactccGTATCGGAATAAAAACCAACGTCGATCGATGCAGAtggtaaaaagaaaagaagacgCGATGAAGGGAAGGCACACCGACAGCACAATAattgtacggagtacggagtatcGGCCTGAATGTATGCGTATCCGCCGCCAGTCCCTGAATCAAACGTCGACACTAAAACTCAGACGAGGCGAAGAGGGATGGGAGGTTGGCAAGGAAGGATGTTGGGCAAGGGGGCTTATGGAGGTGCACccgttttttctttcttgatACAGTGAGCCTAACAGTATAGCTGCATATCGTGTCATCTTGTTCCGTTCGCTTTGCCTTTCCGCACCACCCGGTGATGCACGTCTGTCAGTGTCAAGCTGacattaaaattaatatttctcAGGGTCTCGCGACGGCTCCTTCAAGGTTCCCTGCACTGTACCTTTCCCCCGGAAAATCCCAGGGGAGGGAAAAAGccagcctcttttttttttttttttttggttaAGCGAAAGGACTTGTAGCTGTCTCAAAGAAGGAAGGCGCCATCGGTTGCTGGGGTGGTTGATCATCTGGAGGTCCAAGCGCGTGGCTCAGCAAGAATGTAAACAGAGGGGCAGCACAACGGGGCGGTGACCCAGGGCCTGCCGTCGGTATCGGGAAGTACTCACACCCGGGAACCTCACGCGTGACGCGCATACTCCCTAATTCATATTGATAAAATCATCATCGTTGGCCTAGCTTTTCTCTAAGATCTAGGTATTATCTATCATATGCTACATGCAACACCATGTAATGCAAGCAACTTGTGCCAGGACCCGTAACTCGATTTTCCCTCCGCGATTTCAGAGTCTGACCTTCGCAACGTAATGGCGTCTAGGTTCAGGGTGGCCAACACCGCTGGCAGGTTTCACAGTCCCACGTATCTGTACTCAAGTACGGAACCACTGTGCATAGCGCTCATCAATCATCTATTCGGCGCGTGCATCATTTGCGCTCGTAGTAATCATCTTGCTGCTGTCGCCGGTCTTCCTGGACGCCGCCTTCGATACCATCCTCGCCGTGGACGTGCTGCTGGGTGCCCCAGAAATGTTCGCGCTCCTTGAGCAGAGCGTCCGCCCATTCCTTGGTCTCGGGTAATGTGAACTTGGTCGCGACGTATGCGAATTCGCCCAAGTCAAGCTTGCCCTGGCCGCGCTTCTCATACTCCATCATCTGGAGAAGCAGCTCCATCTTGTCCAGATCGTGTACGTAGTGGCTGTTGAGGGTCTGGGAGTCCTCGTACTCTTGCCAGATCTCGCGAATCTCGGCACCTGGGATACCGCCGTAGACACTGCCAAGAAGGTTCTTGGTAATAAAGTCCATCGTCTCCGCCTCACGTCTGTTCTTCTCGGGCTTCGCCACGCCATCGACGGGTGTGATGTCTCCAACCAGAGACTCGGCCATGTCGTGTATCAGGCACATCTTCATGCATCGCGCGAGATCGAGACGGGGCGCAAGGGCAGGCGGGGCGAGCATTGATAAAAGGGACATGCGGTACATGTGGTCAGCGATGGATTCTCCTCTGTCAAGGCCCTTGCGTTAGCGAACATCGACATCTGTATACCTTGCGATGATTTGCGACGTGGGGTACCAACCTCGCGATGCCAAAACGGCGCCAACCCTCCCGCTTGGTTGTCTTGAGGCGCTCAATCAGATGGAAGTAAGGGAGCGGTGAGCCGGCGTCCGCAGGTCCTGCAGTGCCTGGAGAGATTTCAAGAGCCTTCTCGACGGTCCATGTTCCTTCAACTTTGGGGGTTTCGACGTGACCCAAATCTACGCAAAGGGTCAGCAAAGGATGGCAAGAGGACAGCCGCGTAGGCCCAGTGAACCTACTCTTGATGTCCACCTCGCCATTGGTGCTGGAGGCACTTTTGTTGCTGTGGGGAGCTGCGGAAGACATGATTGTGAAATCGCTCGGAGATGTGAAAGGAGCTCTATTGTATGTCTGTTCTCGTTTCGCGGAGGACGATTGCGACAGAATAGCTTTCTCGTGGAGCGGGGCAAAACACGCAGAGTGCAGGGAGAGAGTTGGTGGACGAAGCAAGGCAATTATCGCGGGGTCCGTTGCTGGCGCTAAAGTGACGGACTGAGCCCAATGCAAGATGACTGGTACTGGCGTGAAAGGACAAGAAGCGAAGAGAGACCGAAGGAACAGGTCTGACTGATATCAGGAAATGGAATGCAAAAGTTGGGAAAGCGCAACGGAGGGAAACAGAGAAAAAAACAGATGGCTAAAGCGCAGAAAGGGGCCTCTCCGTTCCTGCCTGAGTTTGCTTGTCTTTCGTCTTCCAAGGAAGGGACATCCCAGCTTTGATGTCACCACCGTCACAGGCAGCtagctacctacctaccttaccttacttgtAGGTACGACTGCAAGCAACCGGCCGCCGCCTGCCTTATCCTTACCGGCTCTTTCGCACTCACAACCTGACAGACGGCAGGCGGCCCCGACCGAAATGGAAAGGAGCCAATCCGTCCACCTGCCCTTCCATGGAGCCCGGCCCCACCCACATTCTGCAACCATTCAGCGGCCCGCCATTTGCGATCCTTCCTTGACTGGCTTCCCATCTCAAGTTTCCAGAAAGACAAACATAAATGATGCACGACATCTTAAATATGCGCAAAACCAATGCTTCGGCATCATGCTTTACCCTGGTCGAATGCTAGCCATGCACTTCGTGTGGGCGACCGTCACTGTTATTCAAGCTGTACTGGATTACCTGTTTCTCCCAAGCTACTCAAACTACAAATTCACCTACAGAACATAGTCCGGAATATCAATCGTACTGTTTGCTTCCAATGCATCCTTGATTGCTTGGCAAACAATCAGTGCACCAAGACCTGCCTGCGGCGAGCAGCTAGCTGACTCTTTGCCATGGATTACACGACAGAAATGCGCAAGCTGCAGCTCAAACGGAATCCCATCTTCTACCGCCAGCTTCTCTCTCGCCATCTCCGAATGCCACGACTTATTCGTGCCCTTGTATGACCATATCGACAAGTCAGGTACGCTGAGTGATCCCTCGGAGCCAAATATCTGGTAAAAGTTCTGTCCCGTCTTGGGGATAAGAGGGTTCTCGCCTGTTCCCGCCTCAAAGTTGTAGGGTGATGGCACGTTGTCTGAGATAAGGAATGTCCCGACAACGCCTGATTTGAATCGAATCGTGAGCGCCGCACCTTCTTCGGCTTCATGACCTCTCTGCGAAGTCGTCTTTTCCGCATGGACTCTTGTAATCGGCCCGAAGAGATGATGAAGCAGGTCGATTTCGTGGATTGCATTGATCAAGACAACTCCTCCATCTTTTCCCTGCCTCCATTCGGTGGGAGCCTCGAAGTAATCGCCCGGCTTGTAGGTGGTCCAGAGTCCGTTAATGGCTATGATCTTGCCTAGAGCTCCCGAATCGAGTACCTTTTTTGTACTGATGATGTAGGGATTGAACCGTCGATGATGGCCCACGAGTGTCTTGACCTCAGTGGTTTGGAGATGACTCAGTAGCTCGGTGCCACTCGGGATATCAGAGCTGATGGGCTTTTCGACGAGCACATGGACGCCTCCCGAGGAAAGCTGTTTCGAAACGGCGACGTGCGTGTGGTTTGGGGTGCAAACGATTGCAGCTTGAGGCACATGTTCCGATTGCAAAAGGTCGCTGACTGATGTGAAGTGTGCTACATTCAACTCAGCTGCTAGTTGAGCCCCAGCGGGCGCGGGATCGACCACTGCAACAAGCTCTGCATCGGGGCTCTGAACGACTGTCCTAGCATGTCTCGGACCAATCAGACCGGTGCCGATAATGGCAAAAGAGATTATGCCTTGGTGGCTCGTCATGTTTGGACAACTGGTGATTGCTAAGGACTTCGAATATCCTACTCGCAAGTATGAAATGCGCACGATGCGAAGTCAAGTGGGCAAGGACGGAAACTTGGGTAGTGCTTCGAGTCAGAATTCACTCAATGACCGGACGCAGGAGCCTTGCTCCACCCTAATTGTACGCTGAAATGGAGCAAACCTCAGTCTCTATATATCAGAGTCCGCGACATTGAATATCCGGCTTGACACAAGAGCGGAACTGCGTTTACCCTGCGTCGGATATAAGTCCAGCTGAATTTCCAACTCCTGGCATACGGCAAAGATATCATGCGTGTGCGCCGAGAATGATTTCAGGCGTGCGGACAGGTGCTGGTACGAAAATCAGCTGGGCCCCATCCCCCGCATAGCGGACCTAAGCGTGGGATGGCTGAACCCCGCATTCCCTGGCCCATCGCGGGGGAGGACTTATGACAAGGCCGAAATCGGTCGTGACTCGTGATGAAGACCCAATTACCTGCTTCGATTCATCTACCAAATGCTCTACCTGAATTCGTCACGACGGAAGTCGGCGGCTTCAATAACTTCGGACACCAACGCCGCATCCCCTTTTGGCCCCTCACATTTACCCAGCGCCGTTTTGGCAAGTTATATTCACAAATGGCTGATTCCCGTGTTAGAGGGCAAGAATAGATAGACATGATGGATGTTGTGGCTCTTTCCAGCTCAATATGTTAAGAATGAAtagttttagttttttagttTCAGGATGAAAATCTCACAAGACGTGATACTACGAATAGGGAAGTCAAAATCAAAGCGACTACCGAGAAGAGTCTGGCAAGAATAGAAGGGAAGCATGTTTCAATCGCGGGCCGTGAAAATCTTACGAGTATCAAGACAAGCACCAGAgcctttaacgaggtaagcAGCATTTGAACCAACTGTGGGCGGAGAAGTTACTTAAGATGCGGGGTCAACGGGAAGCGCTCCAACGGGGAGAGATCACCCGGCCTGGGTCCTGTCATGAGATCAACACTAAAATTTCCATCAGTGCCCGTCATGACCGAATGCTTTGTGACTCGAGTGACATGGTAGTGCTGTCAATGATACACTTCCTTGGGCCTTGTACGCATCGCGCGTCCCAGGATGCGCCCATACTTTCTCTCTCCCAAAGTCCTCTGATCTCCTCGAACGGTTCGGCTCGATAACATCCGAAGTTGTTAGGCAAGGTTTAGATTTGCTGGCTTCTCAGTTCCAGCTCGTGGACGACATATTAAGGGACAAAGTTTAGGCCGATGCCTTCGAATGACATTGCCAAGCTTGGAAAGCTTACTCTGTTATCGAGAGTAAATTAGACTGTACATACAATTGGAGTCCCCCTCGCTAGTGCTCACAGTACTTCAATACTACCCCATCCCTCCATTTACCTCGTCCCGGAGGAACCAAACCAGAAAAGTAGTGTACCCCAGGGCGAGGGATGACGCACCCAACTGAAAGCACCAACCAATGTGAGGGGGAATTGTGGATCTTTGGGAGGCTCGCGCCTTGTTTACAACACAAATGGACAAGGGGTTCACTCTTCCGATGGGATGAAGGATTGCCGTAACCTGTTGCTCGGGCTTTTAAGATGCACTCGTCGCATGTCGCATTCGAAAGAGGGGCGAGCAGAGCGCCGAGGGAGAGCGGTATAAGAGGATGGCTATAATCTCCTGGAAACATGCCCATCTTCTCAGTCGATTGTTGTCCGAAGATTCCACTGGCTCAAAGCTCCGAACCCTCTTCTCGATATGCGGCGCATTGCTGCTCTACTTGTGGCATCGCTGCTACCACTTGCCGTCATCGCCGACTCAGACAAGGGAGATGACCAAAGCCCCAAGTTCTACAACTCAGCTCGCCATGCAGCCGCGGACCCTCACGTCTTTTACGACTCTGAAAAGGGCCAGTACTATGCGTATTCCACCGAGGGGGCTGATGAAGGATACCACTTTGCAATTTACATTAGCCCTGACCTTTCGACATGGAGCAAACATCCTGGAGGCGTCTTAAAAGCTTGTTACGATGATCAGATGAAACAGATTTGATGGTGGTCAAGCTTGCTGGGCCCGAGATTGGTACTGGGCCCCTGAAACCTACTACAACGAGAAAACCGGATGGTACTTTTTCATTTTCGCTGGTCGTTTACGGGAAGACCTTGCCAAAGACCATTTTCGATATTCCAAATTCGAAGAGCCTTCCAAGCTAGGAATCGCCGTCTCCCGCTCGCCTACAGGGCCTTTCAACGAGATTCGATCAGAGCCAATCGGCTACTACCCCTATGATCCGAATTATCACGACATTAACCTGGTCATGGATGATCAGCAAATGCTGCCGCCAGAAAGTCTGGCCAAAGGTGAAGCTGCGCCAAAGGGCACATACATACCTACCATAGATCCCAACATTTTCTTCGATAATGACGGCCGGATTTACTTGTACACCTCACGCAATGCCTACCGAAATTGGAATTGGGACAGTACTCTGGGCAAATATGTCGAAGAATCCAACATCATTGTGGTTGAGCTGGACCGGAAATGGTGGGATGACCCGTTTGCACGAACCATGCCTGAGATTGCGTCTTCTCAAATAAACCTAAACGCGAACAATGCTCCCGAATTGCCGTCGAACATCACCTCCTACAACGGCACTGGCGAGATTGGAGATCCTCCCCGCAAAGACGGTTGGAAGACAGTTATCTCCTACGGCGCTGATCCACAAGATTGGGAGAATTACCACGTGGATGATTATGTCAAGTTCAATGGCACGAAGAAGAACCGCCGCTGGTCGGAAGGTAGCACGGTTATCACACGAAACGGCAGTGACGACAAGTCGGTTTATATGCTGACGTATAGCGCGAACAACTACGAAGCTTCCAATTACGGTGTTGGGTTTGCAACGGCAGAATCACCGCTAGGGCCGTTCAAGAAATCGTCTAAGAACCCTGTTCTTTCCCAAAAACCCGACGGAGAGTTCCCTATCTACTCAACTGGCCACGGAAGTATCGTGGCATCACCTCCTCCAGACATCAGAATCAATTTTGGCGCGCAAGATGTCACCAGGAAAAGTTTGGATGGTACAGAGCTTTTCTATGTGCATCATGCACGTAATGACACAACGAGGGACCGCTCTATCTTCACCACACGCATGAGCCTCAATGATTCGGCAATCTTCATTGGCTCTGACGATGCAATTAGCATGAGTCTAACACCGCTTGACCAAGCCCTCCCCAAAGACACATACCCGATCAGCTTCCAAGTTAGTTGCTCCAGAGACCGAAGCCCCGGTGCCCGGTTTGACGTTCGCGTCATGTCAAAAGCTGGGGCCTCATTTGATCTTATGGAGGGAACAAACAGAGTAGTTTCTCTTCCTGGTGCCGTTCAGGCAACCTCCATTAAACCCTCAAGACAGCGAGATGGTGGGTACGTTCTAAACTTCAACACCACGTCAGTGAGGGAGCTGGCATATCAACGACTGAGTGTCGACGGTAACTGGGCGACAGTTGAAAGCAAGGAGATCAGATGCAAAACAACGCAGCGTCGTTTTCTGAAGCAGTCATGAAAAGCAACATCATGCATGAATCGAAAGATGAAGAACGCAAAGCAGCATTCATCGAGGAGGAGGCCTGAGGCCTCCGTAACTTCGAGCTAGTATTTGATCGTCAAATTTCGAAGCACCTTACAGCCGTTCAAAAATGGCGAAGGCAATCAGAGAGATTATTGGCATAATTTTCCAAAGATAATGACGATTGATTTGCTTTTGCTCTTCGCCCTTGAAACATGTAAAACCTCATGCAATCTCAATGACTAAGACATATCTGATAAGGTACCTGATATTGTGAGTGACGTCTCTAGGTGCGGGTCGAAATCCATACTCCCAATGCGTACTGGGGGAGGCACTCCTTGCTGAAACGGTTTGTCCcgaatttttataaactgaGTAACTATAGGATTCAAGATAAATACTCTCAGTCATTTGATGCATTGCGATATCGGGAAGAACGGGCGGGAGCAGTGTCTGGTGTCTCGTCAATCGTCATAACCCAAGTGAGGGCTCATGATGGATCTGTGATTTGAAGAAATCGCGTCAAATCTCTCTCAACAAACAATCTGAGATCCTCAGACAGACTTGTTCCTTTTTTACCAATCTTTGGGCACAGCATCAATGTACAGGCTGACAGGCCCCTGGCTGGTGCAGACCGTAGAGCCCAAAGGACCCGCGTGGCAGTACGTGGGGACATCTCTGTAG
This is a stretch of genomic DNA from Colletotrichum lupini chromosome 10, complete sequence. It encodes these proteins:
- a CDS encoding beta-xylosidase, which gives rise to MRGQREALQRGEITRPGAVNDTLPWALYASRVPGCAHTFSLPKSSDLLERFGSITSEVVRQGLDLLASQFQLSIVVRRFHWLKAPNPLLDMRRIAALLVASLLPLAVIADSDKGDDQSPKFYNSARHAAADPHVFYDSEKGQYYAYSTEGADEGYHFAIYISPDLSTWSKHPGGVLKAYWYWAPETYYNEKTGWYFFIFAGRLREDLAKDHFRYSKFEEPSKLGIAVSRSPTGPFNEIRSEPIGYYPYDPNYHDINLVMDDQQMLPPESLAKGEAAPKGTYIPTIDPNIFFDNDGRIYLYTSRNAYRNWNWDSTLGKYVEESNIIVVELDRKWWDDPFARTMPEIASSQINLNANNAPELPSNITSYNGTGEIGDPPRKDGWKTVISYGADPQDWENYHVDDYVKFNGTKKNRRWSEGSTVITRNGSDDKSVYMLTYSANNYEASNYGVGFATAESPLGPFKKSSKNPVLSQKPDGEFPIYSTGHGSIVASPPPDIRINFGAQDVTRKSLDGTELFYVHHARNDTTRDRSIFTTRMSLNDSAIFIGSDDAISMSLTPLDQALPKDTYPISFQVSCSRDRSPGARFDVRVMSKAGASFDLMEGTNRVVSLPGAVQATSIKPSRQRDGGYVLNFNTTSQGDQMQNNAASFSEAVMKSNIMHESKDEERKAAFIEEEA